The genome window ACCAGATGTGCGTCAAGTTACAACAGGTCATAAATATGTTTTACCAGAATTTTATTAGTTTATGCATTCGATGCCTTGGGAGTTATAAAGTTATGTCAGCTTTCCATATAACCTAACCTAGAGTACTGCATGACAACTTCCACAACTCTGGCCCATAAATACCCTAGTCTATACAACAATGCTGTCAGCTTGTGGGAAACTTCATATCAATGCCACATAAATATACCAGCTCTTGAGAAATGACATTCAATCATAATAAAAACAAGGAACCggaaacactgaaataaaataacattaacaAAGCCGTCTGCCATGTAGTTAAATCACAGTTGCCCGAATGCAGCAGAAAAAATCTTTGGACTTCAGCATGAATTTCATAGTTACTGTAATGTGTCAACGTCAAGTGCCAATCAAAAGCGCTTGTTCAAAAAGTTTCAGAAAATTATACAGCAATATTTGCaaacgttttttgtttgttttacaacAGCATACTTGTAAATTATAAGCTATATACACATAATATTGCAGAATTATAGGTACTCCATACATATTTCAAACGCATAAACGCTGGTATTTTTGTACACTGGCCCTTTAAattattgcattttattatttaatttttttgtcTGGCATTAATCACTGTCTGATTTGTCTTCTTTTGAACTTGAGGCATGATTGTAGAGTCCCTGTGCCATCAGTTGGATTGCTAGTGAATTCTTGCCCCCGGTGGCTTTCTTGATCTTGGCCCTCTTGTTTTGAAACCATATTTTGATCTGAGATTCGTTAAGACCAAGTTCTTGTGCCAGACTCTGCCGTCGTTGCTCTGTAAGATATCGGTTAGTCTGAAACTCTGCCTTCAGTCTCTGAAGTTGCTCGGCTGTAAAGGCAGTTCTAGGACGCTTGTCTTCTTTGcttggtgtttttttctttggttTGCGAGATCTTGGTCCTGTGGTTTCCAAAGACAGAGCAAAATGGATTAGTGACTGAACGTGCAGACGCAAAGGGGACAAATCCTACATAGCCAAAATGGCTCACAATTGGCACAATATCATCATCACAAGGCCAAAATAGACTATTAAGAATGCTACTTGCTCAAATGTATAGCCTAGCTTACTTATAGGCACGTCTACATGATACAGGCAGACGCACAGCAGTTACTGATGTGCGTTGAATGAATAAGTAGCTATCTCATAGTTGCCGGAGTTCTGGACAGGGCTGTGGATGAGTGCTTGGGGGTGGGGTGATGATTGAAACgaagggagggtggggggaCTCTCTTTTCACTTACTGTTTCCATAGGAACCACATTTGTAAGCTGGAGTTGTTCATAAACTTGTTATACATATCCTGAATAACAGTATGCTCATTTTTTACCATTCAAATCGAAATTTAATTCGAATCGGAGTTTGATTCTGTGTCGCACATTCACCTGTTTTGGATGGGGCACGATAGGCTATTGGTAGCCTACCTTATTATTATAAAGATAATAAAACCAAAAGGCCTATACGTTTCGCCTAGTTTTCTGACGAGATCCTCAATTCAAAGACTCCACatttttcttgaaaaaaaaaaaagacttcttGAAGTGGTCCATGGTAATCGATGTGTAAAATTTTTGGACTATTCACTGATATTTTATAACATGCTTGTATAGCTTTGCCACTTTGCAAAAGAGACAAGGGCATAGGCCTAGCTGAGCTGGCTAACCCATGAGGGTAAACACCTGCAGGAGGCTATATTTGACGTCGTAGGCTATATTATCGTATTGAGTCCCATTTTCGAGTTTGTCTAGTGTCTTAGACTCTTaactgttcatttaaaatgtataaATAGCATATGAGTGAttcatttattgaaataatagGCTCTCTCTTATTTTGCATAGGCCACCACGACGAAATAACATTGTTGTTACAATATTACAACGTTATAATGATACAGTGTTAACAGTGAAAATGTTCATGGTTTCGATTTCTTGAATGTGGATATCTGCATAATTTCAGTTTtactagtagcctaggctactcgcAAGCTAATTTCACCCATTCGATAATAGGCCTTCAGATCCAAACCAGTTAAATTCTGACGTCAATGTGATTATTAATTGATTCGTTTATTTATTACTGCACTTTTGGAGACTTTTGGACTTTTTTTACTGGAATGCGTGCATTTCCTTATGCATCTGTCCGAAACAGTTCTCACTCATGGATTCAAATCCATTGTCAAAAATATGCAAATTCAATATTAACAAAAGCAAAGACTGAACAATGGCACAAAACGAAGTTTTGGACATGCTACAAAATTATTAAAAGTAATTTTGCTATCGATGTTTGTGAGCTCTCTTATGACTGGATTAGAACAATTAACTTTATtaggttatttttttttattgcagtCTATATCTAGACTATTGTGTATGGTTTCTGCTCTTTGAATTAGCCTAGGGGGTAAATATTTCTTTAAAATAGGCTAATGGAAAAAAATGCCAAATGTTTAGCGTAATGTTTTCCTTAAAGAGAaaagtttttttatatatatataggcctattacacatAGCATACGATTGTGGTAGCCTATTAGGGTCTACAGCTTATAAGTCTCGTAAAATTGTAGCCAACACAAAGATAGCTTTCTTATAACTGAAAAAGCAAGGAATACTAACCCAcaatttacattttttatttctgtaatACTCTCTATCTCGGAAAGGCCTAGACTATTTATGTTGTAGGCTATGTGGATTTCCCCCCTGACGCCATTCAACGAAGTTTAATAGCTTAGTTTATATATAGACTATAAAACAACATAATTATGCAAAACAGGTCTGTTATGCCACCATTCCCAACGTTAGTAACTAAAAtataaatgaaaaaataaatcaaacaaATGGACAGATTGTTGGCGGGCGTAGCCTAGTCATGgtcaaagtgaactaattattaTTCCATGCAATGGGGTTTCCGGAGATCCCTGCATCCATTCAAGGACCATTTCTTTACCCGCTATTTAAATAAATTCAATTGAAACTAGGCTATCAGAGAAATGATCAGTCGAACCGACATTTTGCTGTAATATCCAAACAACAAATACTGAAGTGCATTTTTGGAAGGTAAAAAAGTTGGCGCTCACCTGATGATGGCCGATCCGAATATCTGGTACAATACACCCAGGCCGGCCAGAGCATGGGCTGTGAGGAGGGGGAGTTGTTGGTTTGCGAACTATCCGAGTCCGAGCTTAGGCACTGATCCCCACTCTCTTCACGGGGCTTCAGAGGCGCTTCCTCAGCAATGCTTGATTTCTTCGCTCCATTAATGGAACTAGGGTTCGAAGTTCCTTCTTCTGCTACAGTCCCCTCCACTTGACCCAGTCTTAAACCCGAAGAATGATTCTCCCGTCCTCTTCGAATACCTGATTCACGGTTCAAGGTCCCCTCTTTCCTGCGTCCAAAGTCAGGTCGTAGAATATTGTCGATGAAAAAGTTGGTAATTCGGTGTGGAAGAAGGTTAGCCGGTGCTTGTAATAGTGGAAGAATGGCTCTGTTGGATTCATCGCCGGAATCCTGGCGCTCTGCATCTCTGTTGCTATGATCATTTTCTTCCATTCTGAAATACTCTCCCAGCACTCGATCTTTAACCCCTTTCTCGCTCTCCCGCACACAAATATACGAATTCCAGTTTCAAAatatctttcttttctttttgttattTATAATTAAAAAATAGAAAAGAAACACGCAAAATCCTCTTACCAAAGACGATATTCTTTAAATACCACAGAGCCGCCTTTGGTCGTGATCACAAAGAAAAACCATACTTTTACTATTTAAATCCAGAGCAGGCTGTTCTTTTCATCTCATTTGTGTTATTTGGATTTCCCTGCAAAAGGCAAGGCTTTATATATCAAATCTGAACGAATAACGACGATTTGTATGCTGCCTAAACTACGCGTAAATAAAGAGGCGCGACTGGTTCTGAAATACTTTCACTATGGATTTTTGTTCTTATTTTTAATACGAGTTCCCCAGAGTGACGTTGCAGTCCGGTATCCAAGACACGTGCCTTTAACCAATAGAGAAACAGGAATCGAACCACATGATCTAGTGACTCCCGGATAAATGACAGCACCCAACATCGCCTTAATTTCCCACTTTAAAGCTATAGTAGGGCCTACAACGTATAGACAAA of Alosa sapidissima isolate fAloSap1 chromosome 1, fAloSap1.pri, whole genome shotgun sequence contains these proteins:
- the en2b gene encoding homeobox protein engrailed-2b, which produces MEENDHSNRDAERQDSGDESNRAILPLLQAPANLLPHRITNFFIDNILRPDFGRRKEGTLNRESGIRRGRENHSSGLRLGQVEGTVAEEGTSNPSSINGAKKSSIAEEAPLKPREESGDQCLSSDSDSSQTNNSPSSQPMLWPAWVYCTRYSDRPSSGPRSRKPKKKTPSKEDKRPRTAFTAEQLQRLKAEFQTNRYLTEQRRQSLAQELGLNESQIKIWFQNKRAKIKKATGGKNSLAIQLMAQGLYNHASSSKEDKSDSD